Below is a window of Gossypium hirsutum isolate 1008001.06 chromosome A12, Gossypium_hirsutum_v2.1, whole genome shotgun sequence DNA.
CGCGAAAACAAATACAATTGCTCAACCTCCGCACTGACCCTAAACACATACCCCATAACTTTTAACCCtgaattttggggtgttacattaatgtTATACTTAGATTTGTTCACTCGATCACGGTTCGattgcaaaaataaaatcaaCGGCTCATTTTACGAttcacaaattaataaaaaaatcatatattttatattaatatatatttataattaaatatgaatataaaatatttttattatttaaattcaatccATCCAAATCGACCTAATCTAAAAAACTCATGTCCAAACCTGAGCTGAGCTAGACTAATCACTTAGCCCATtaacaagtttttttttctttttttttattagcaCAATATTAAGGGTAAGAAATGGAGGATGACAAAATTGAAACTTAGCCGGTAGCCATGAAAAGCTTCAACCACTTGCTCCAAAAAAGTACTAGTGAGTGTAATTATATTTAAGGAGAATATTTAATGTACAATTAGTACATAAATCTTATATATTATCAATGAATTATAATATGACACCgcattattaaataaaacaaaagaaaagtggagggtttataaaaaaatactaataataatcaattataaataaaaactaaaatcttAAAACCTAAATATGAGACCCTAAGCACTTAAATCCAAGATCATAAATCCaatagttattaatatttatttataatagttatgattaatgtttaaataaaattattagtatttatttacaagtcctctatttttagtttaatttagttcTGATGACgtatcaaattttattatttatatttatagtatTTCATTATATTACATTActataatgtttaaattaaaattactcttatattttctaaattatttccTCATAATAATCGTATTCCGTCCAAAATTAACAAGATATCACGTATTTCATCACCTTCTCCCTTAAAAGGAAGCATCCATCGACGATGTGTGGGGGCTGGTGCAACAACTAGAATCCTtgtaatgaataaataaataaagcaaaattttgaaaaccaaagcTTCTATTTTTCAGAGCAGTTCGTTTATCCATGTATTCCAAGCAGTGTCGAGTTGAGTTCTTGGGGATTCGGTCTACCTGCGCctccaaagaaaaaaaattctatataatATGATATTCTCCTTGGTCGTTTCACATGGAAGCCAGGAACCGTTTTCTCTAAGTCAGAATTCTGACTTTTCTGTGTCGGCCATTGATGAGAATTAGAATAAAAATTCAGTAACCAAGGAACCGGGGGGGGTGTTGGAAGCTTAtctttacattatttttattgttcaTGACAAGTTCTTATATGTCTGAGTCAAATGATCATGTGGGCAGCTCAGGCAATCATCAATTATTAGTTGCTGGTAGAATATCTTTTAATCCCGACAATAATCCACGCATAATCCGTAACAAAAATGGTTAAAGTTGTAAGAATGGacgaaaaatattattaatttattaacaaaTGAAAGTTTTTTGGTATCCTGGAAAAATACAAGCTGGCATTTGCCAGTCGTCGTGTTAATTAAACCAACTCCAACaaggaaataataataaacaaaaggcATCTTCCTTCTGAGAAAATGCATTTCGTGGTCTTCATTTTGCTGTATATAAACAATTGATCTTTCTTCCAACCCCACATATTGGATCTCAGTTTCATACTTTTTTACTCCAATCATAACCTTTCATAGCCAGGAAAATGGCAGTGCTCCGAACATTAGTTTGTTTGACAGCCATAGGCATGTTCATGGAACTCGCCATGGCAGCAAATCACACAGTTGGAGGTGCGAGTGGTGGCTGGGATACAAGCACTGACCTACAATCTTGGGTTGCATCTCAAACATTTGCAGTAGGCGATAATCTGAGTAAGTTATATATCATTACGTCAATACATACATACAATAATGTACTAGCTGCATGCATAATTGTGTAGAAACATATGGTGCATTCTTAATGAGTTTTACCGATTATCTGCAGTTTTTCAGTACACTCCGAACCATGATGTGCTTGAAGTTACGAAGGCAGACCATGACTCCTGCCAGACGAGTAGCCCTCTTCAGACATATACCGATGGCAACACAGTCATACCCCTTACTTCTCCAGGAAAGCGATACTTCATCTGTGGAACACTTGGACACTGTAGCCAAGGAATGCAGATTGAAATCGACACATTAGCCACGTCAACGCCACCATCGGCATCTCCTTCTCCTTCCTCTCCGCCATCTGCATCTCCGGCTCCGGAAACTTCTCCCTCACCTGCAAATACCCCAGAATCAGCTCCTGGCAGTCCCTTATCCCCTGATGCGCCTTCAGCTGAATCACCCACTCTTGCTTCTCCACCTGCATCATCAGCTAACAAGAGCAGTTTCCGAACATGTCTTACATTGGGGTTTGGCCTTGTGTTGATGGTGCTTTTGGCTCTCTAAGCCGATTCCTTTCTTTTCAAGGTTCttcaaataattttattgttgtgGAATGCTTTCGGTTATCTACTCAGTTGCCTTGCTTATTTGTGTAATGGATTCTTAACAATTTACTACATAATTTTGCAAAATAACGTTGTTAATGGGCAGGGTCAGTAGCAGTTAAACCCATTTTATGCTCCATATATGACGAGAAATAATGACAACATGCCATTTCTATATTCTTCTTCCTCCAAACTGCGATATCTGTGGGAACCATTCCCAAAACACACCAAACTCTTAACTCATgcgaaaataatgaataaaatcaGGGGCGAACCTAGGAAAAAATTTAAGGggtaagataaaattttaattttttatagtttaaatttttataatttataaaagattaaattaaatttttataattttaagaggactaaaatataattttacttttattaatttaaaaatttttaaaaaatttaagaacctaaaataatattttacattttaagagGAACCAGGCCCAGCCTGACTTCCCCCTtgaataaaatgtcacaccctcctttacatgataaatgttgtattttgcccttttttttccctttacaaGTTACTTAAATTTCATTATCTAAAAAAGAAGTAATAGTTGCTACAAAAGAATATATTTTATGTGCATACATAATATCTATAATCctatatataaagaaaatgaaattatatattacataattaaaaaataagttagAGTCGAGCTTAGTAATTGAATATTcaagtttaatatatatttttcaaactctTTCAAGTTTAATTATGTACTCAAACGCTAAACATATTCaatcaattaaacaaaaaaaaatattatataatttaaccaaataaactAAATTGAGtaatataatatacaaaataatcttCCATTTCAATAAATCTATTATCTACATTAATCTTACAATATTCTATAAAATAAACATCCTCTTATAGTAATATAAAACTATGAAAATTGCTAATAAATTATCCGAGCTTCACATGCATTAACATTGTAAAAATAGAGCAAAGACCACAAGAATATTAAGCAAACAAGCAACCGTACGGAGATTAGAGTAGTTTGCATGTTAGTAATCAAGGAATATAAATGTAAGTTGAGAATTAAGCAAAGTGACAAGTCAATTGAAAAGTtgagaaatttattattataataattatatctttttagtttatattttaaaataattatagcaATGATTTTTGTTCAAGAGTTGAATAGTTTGCGTTGGAAGACAACAATTCATTGATTCTACACctaacattttttatatattatacaaaATGGAAAAGCAGAGATGATTACCATAAAAGATTTATTGCTTATATCATTTTTTATAACCAAAAAACAAGCAAGGTCgaaaaagaatgagaaaaaattCCACAAGGTTGGCTTGTATGTTGATTACACTGCCACTTGCAACAACGGAAGGAATAGGCAGTGGTGTTATTGAAGAAGCAACATTTACGGTTAgaggtgagcgttcgatcgaatcaaattaaattattttagaaaaaattttgagttaatcaagttgacgaatcatattttatcatcctaactcgatttgaaattttctcgaatcgagtcgagtgagatggaattcgaatcgaatatatttgttcaagttaaaaatttaaaaataattttgcgtccttgtaaccactgtcacccaccgTAATAAGATTTGTCTACcgtaattaaatttgttattaactttcatcacatcataatttatttattaatattttatatacgggttagcttctttgcttgcttagttgcttcaattatcttcagatccttatcactatgtattttgaaattaaaaaatatattaaatgtaaaaatgtgactttttaataaaagttattttaaagataaaatatgaaattgataccaacataaaattttaacacaaatattttatggcatcattaataattcaattttaatataaatattcaatatgattaaacagttcaataatataaataatacaaaatgtgaaatttaatttaataatataaatagtatatataaataaaattattactatttaagtttagagatttttttggatgattttgattttttatttgggagtaaagggtgagaagtaaaagtttaggggggggaataaaaagttttggggaagtaaaattttgagggaaagtaaatagggggaacaaaaatttggagagaaaatatttaaaaaaatgaggtGAGGGGTGGGTTTAGGGTAGATTGGAGGTGgga
It encodes the following:
- the LOC107946133 gene encoding uclacyanin 1 gives rise to the protein MAVLRTLVCLTAIGMFMELAMAANHTVGGASGGWDTSTDLQSWVASQTFAVGDNLIFQYTPNHDVLEVTKADHDSCQTSSPLQTYTDGNTVIPLTSPGKRYFICGTLGHCSQGMQIEIDTLATSTPPSASPSPSSPPSASPAPETSPSPANTPESAPGSPLSPDAPSAESPTLASPPASSANKSSFRTCLTLGFGLVLMVLLAL